In a single window of the Delftia tsuruhatensis genome:
- a CDS encoding response regulator, whose translation MSTPTNRILMIEDDPGIRRFVRLVLEDEGWQVFEADSARRGLIEAASRQPDLVILDLGLPDADGKQVLTELRGWSPVPVLVLSAREREDEKVAALDAGADDYLVKPFGVPELLARLRVMLRRRQQVAGAGAAAPSSQVQFGQVQVDLATHDVRRAGQAVHLTPIEFRLLAALIAAQGRVLTHRQLLMQVWGPEYLNRAHYLRVHMANLRQKVEDEPAQPRHLVTELQVGYRLVGLGGEAVAGSV comes from the coding sequence ATGAGCACGCCCACCAACCGCATCCTGATGATCGAGGACGACCCCGGCATCCGCCGCTTCGTGCGCCTGGTGCTGGAGGACGAGGGCTGGCAGGTCTTCGAGGCGGACAGCGCGCGCCGCGGACTCATCGAGGCCGCGAGCCGCCAGCCCGACCTGGTCATCCTGGACCTGGGCCTGCCCGACGCCGACGGCAAGCAGGTCCTCACCGAGTTGCGCGGCTGGTCGCCCGTGCCTGTGCTGGTGCTGTCCGCGCGTGAGCGCGAGGACGAGAAGGTGGCGGCGCTGGACGCCGGCGCCGACGACTACCTGGTCAAGCCCTTCGGCGTGCCCGAGCTGCTGGCCCGGCTGCGCGTGATGCTGCGCAGGCGCCAGCAGGTGGCGGGAGCCGGTGCGGCCGCACCGTCCAGCCAGGTGCAGTTCGGCCAGGTGCAGGTGGACCTGGCCACGCACGACGTGCGGCGCGCGGGCCAGGCCGTGCACCTCACCCCCATCGAATTTCGGTTGCTGGCGGCGCTGATCGCGGCCCAGGGCCGGGTGCTCACCCACCGCCAGCTGCTGATGCAGGTCTGGGGGCCGGAGTACCTGAACCGGGCCCACTACCTGCGCGTGCACATGGCCAACCTGCGCCAGAAGGTCGAGGACGAGCCGGCCCAGCCGCGCCATCTGGTGACGGAGCTGCAGGTGGGCTACCGGCTTGTCGGCCTGGGCGGCGAGGCCGTTGCGGGATCGGTATAA
- the ahcY gene encoding adenosylhomocysteinase — MNAAVLPVSADTAIADISLAAWGRKEILIAETEMPGLMATREEFAAAQPLKGARIAGSLHMTIQTAVLIETLKALGAEVRWASCNIFSTQDHAAAAIAASGTPVFAIKGESLADYWDYTHRIFEFGAAGTEGEGPNMILDDGGDATMLLHLGMRAEKDLSVLDNPGSEEEKIAFAAIRAKLAQDPTWYTRKSAHIIGVTEETTTGVHRLNEMSAKGTLKFRAINVNDSVTKSKFDNLYGCRESLVDGIKRATDVMIAGKVAVVAGYGDVGKGCAQALRALSAQVWVTEIDPINALQAAMEGYKVVTMEWAADKADIFVTTTGNRDIIRHEHMVAMKNEAIVCNIGHFDNEIDVASIEKYHWEEIKPQVDHITFPDGKKIILLAKGRLVNLGCATGHPSFVMSASFANQTIAQIELFTKPDAYQVGKVYVLPKILDEKVARLHLKKVGAMLTELTDSQAAYIGVSKQGPYKPETYRY, encoded by the coding sequence ATGAACGCTGCTGTTCTTCCCGTTTCCGCCGACACGGCCATCGCCGACATTTCCCTGGCCGCCTGGGGCCGCAAGGAAATCCTGATCGCCGAGACCGAAATGCCCGGCCTGATGGCCACGCGCGAGGAATTCGCCGCCGCCCAGCCGCTCAAGGGCGCGCGCATCGCCGGCTCGCTGCACATGACCATCCAGACGGCCGTGCTGATCGAGACGCTCAAGGCCCTGGGCGCCGAGGTGCGCTGGGCTTCGTGCAATATCTTCTCCACCCAGGACCACGCTGCCGCCGCCATTGCGGCCTCCGGCACGCCCGTGTTCGCCATCAAGGGCGAATCGCTGGCCGACTACTGGGACTACACGCACCGCATCTTCGAATTCGGCGCCGCCGGCACCGAGGGCGAAGGCCCGAACATGATCCTGGACGATGGCGGCGATGCCACCATGCTGCTGCACCTGGGGATGCGCGCCGAGAAGGACCTGTCCGTGCTGGACAACCCCGGCTCCGAGGAAGAGAAGATCGCCTTCGCCGCCATCCGCGCCAAGCTGGCCCAGGACCCGACCTGGTACACGCGCAAGAGCGCCCACATCATCGGCGTGACCGAAGAGACCACGACCGGCGTGCACCGCCTCAACGAGATGTCGGCCAAGGGCACGCTGAAGTTCCGCGCCATCAACGTCAACGACTCCGTCACCAAGAGCAAGTTCGACAACCTCTACGGCTGCCGCGAGTCGCTGGTGGACGGCATCAAGCGCGCCACCGACGTGATGATCGCCGGCAAGGTCGCCGTGGTCGCCGGCTACGGCGACGTGGGCAAGGGCTGCGCCCAGGCTCTGCGCGCGCTGTCGGCCCAGGTCTGGGTCACCGAGATCGATCCCATCAACGCACTGCAGGCCGCCATGGAAGGCTACAAGGTCGTGACCATGGAGTGGGCGGCGGACAAGGCCGACATCTTCGTGACCACCACCGGCAACCGCGACATCATCCGCCACGAGCACATGGTGGCCATGAAGAACGAGGCCATCGTCTGCAACATCGGCCATTTCGACAACGAGATCGACGTCGCCTCCATCGAGAAGTACCACTGGGAGGAGATCAAGCCCCAGGTGGACCACATCACCTTCCCCGACGGCAAGAAGATCATCCTTCTGGCCAAGGGGCGCCTGGTGAACCTGGGCTGCGCCACCGGCCATCCCAGCTTCGTGATGAGCGCCTCGTTCGCCAACCAGACCATCGCCCAGATCGAGCTGTTCACCAAGCCCGACGCCTACCAGGTCGGCAAGGTCTACGTGCTGCCCAAGATCCTCGACGAGAAGGTCGCGCGCCTGCACCTGAAGAAGGTCGGCGCCATGCTGACCGAGCTGACCGACAGCCAGGCCGCCTATATCGGCGTGAGCAAGCAGGGGCCCTACAAGCCCGAAACGTATCGGTATTGA
- a CDS encoding TlyA family RNA methyltransferase codes for MRADVFLVEAGHAATRSQAQRLIAGGVQWRMTPLTPWKKVAKNGDEIPAGAELQLLDGAEAKYISRGGLKLEGALAATKLSVAGLRCLDVGQSTGGFTDCLLQAGAAQVIGVDVGHGQLHERLRSDARVVCVEGLNARHVTADGLLEACEEVLSERWEEDPDDNDTQPVAPYAWMRNGGVVDEDYDDSDDAKEAEIEAFKAERAAKGKAREEGTVATQRRRRAEFADVDITPQFDFVTGDLSFISLTLVLPAVTRLLKPHGQLLMLVKPQFELQPGQVGKGGIVRDAALFAEVEQRIRICLSELGLEVKAWMDSAIEGGDGNREFFVHAQQGAVVQALPQPEGEDEDAPRPAVKAAARRVSRTVQREQRNERVIDTSTEFGVPGPGRAKLRKRNE; via the coding sequence ATGCGCGCAGATGTGTTTTTGGTGGAAGCCGGCCATGCGGCCACGCGCTCGCAGGCGCAGCGGCTGATCGCGGGCGGGGTGCAGTGGCGCATGACGCCGCTGACGCCGTGGAAGAAGGTGGCCAAGAATGGCGACGAGATTCCTGCCGGCGCCGAGCTGCAGCTGCTCGACGGTGCCGAGGCGAAGTACATCTCGCGCGGCGGGCTGAAGCTGGAAGGCGCGCTGGCGGCCACGAAGCTGTCGGTGGCCGGGCTGCGCTGCCTGGACGTGGGCCAGAGCACGGGGGGCTTCACCGACTGCCTGCTGCAGGCCGGCGCGGCCCAGGTGATCGGCGTGGATGTGGGCCATGGGCAGTTGCACGAGCGGCTGCGCTCCGATGCGCGTGTGGTCTGTGTCGAGGGGCTGAACGCACGCCATGTGACGGCCGACGGCCTGCTGGAGGCCTGCGAGGAGGTCCTGTCCGAGCGCTGGGAGGAAGATCCCGACGACAACGACACCCAGCCCGTGGCGCCCTATGCCTGGATGCGCAATGGCGGTGTGGTGGACGAGGACTATGACGACAGCGACGACGCCAAGGAGGCCGAGATCGAAGCCTTCAAGGCCGAGCGCGCCGCCAAGGGCAAGGCCCGCGAGGAGGGTACGGTGGCCACCCAGCGCCGCCGCCGCGCCGAGTTCGCGGACGTGGACATCACGCCGCAGTTCGACTTCGTCACGGGTGATCTCTCCTTCATCTCGCTGACCCTGGTGCTGCCGGCCGTCACGCGCCTGCTCAAGCCCCATGGCCAGCTGCTGATGCTGGTCAAGCCGCAGTTCGAGCTGCAACCCGGCCAGGTGGGCAAGGGCGGCATCGTGCGCGATGCGGCGCTGTTCGCCGAGGTCGAGCAGCGCATCCGCATCTGCCTGTCCGAGCTGGGCCTGGAGGTCAAGGCCTGGATGGATTCCGCCATCGAAGGCGGCGATGGAAACCGCGAGTTCTTCGTGCATGCCCAACAGGGCGCCGTCGTGCAGGCGCTGCCGCAGCCCGAAGGCGAGGACGAGGATGCGCCCCGTCCGGCCGTGAAGGCCGCCGCCAGGCGCGTATCGCGCACCGTGCAGCGCGAGCAGCGCAACGAGCGCGTCATCGACACCAGCACCGAGTTCGGCGTGCCCGGTCCCGGGCGCGCCAAGCTGCGCAAACGCAACGAATGA
- a CDS encoding sensor histidine kinase, with the protein MPIPATSEPPVPGAARPDPDALVARLRQEQEQALRGKLRIYFGSNAGVGKTYAMLAAAQRERHAGREVLVGLVETHGRKETAQQLHGLEQLPLRELPHQGRVLREFDLDAALARHPRVLLLDELAHSNAPGSRHPKRWQDVQELLDAGIDVWTTLNVQHLESLNDVVGGIVGITVRETVPDQVFDDADEVIIVDISPDELLRRLKDGKVYMLEQAERASRNFFRRGNLLALRELALRRTADRVDEDMRDYRRERSIGAVWPARERLLVAVAGSPGDAALVRQVARMARRLDADWMVVYVDAPERQHRPRSAQAAVLRTLALAARLGAETATLPGNDVAEALVAFARERNASRLVLAQSPRPLWSPWRWWSRSMPDRIARLHPDIDVLVLSGGLRPGQGAVADEPAPPARPRPWPWKGYAGVTLACLAATLLAEQLLRIFDPANVVMLFLLIVVLSSLRWGRGPGAWAALLSVLCFDYFFVPPRGSFHVNDTQYLFTFVLMLGVALVCGQLMARLRHEARVAAERERRAGALARLARDLSGALTQEQVADIALRTVSGVFEAQAGLLLPDDSERLRRVEGSACAMDESIARWCMDHGQPAGQGTDTLAAAPARYVPLAAPVRMRGVLVLQLRQPRRLEVPEEQRLLDACASQVALALERQHFVAVAQQTQVAMEGERMRNTLLSAVSHDLRTPLTTILGAAEAARRHVPPGDAADMLEQVRTQAQAMQRLVENLLDMARLQQGGVHLQREWLPLDEIVGSALRQMRARLQRHPVSTDLPADLPLLHVDPVLMERVLVNLLDNAAKYTPPGTPLAISAREVDGELQVQVRDAGPGLPAHLPAQALFEPFTRGTAESTVSGIGLGLSLVRSIVQAHGGRIEAAAAQPGPGTVITLHLPVPEQPELD; encoded by the coding sequence ATGCCCATTCCCGCCACTTCCGAGCCGCCTGTCCCTGGCGCGGCCCGTCCTGATCCGGATGCCCTGGTCGCGCGGCTGCGCCAGGAGCAGGAACAGGCGCTGCGCGGCAAGCTGCGCATCTACTTCGGATCGAACGCCGGGGTCGGCAAGACCTATGCCATGCTGGCCGCCGCACAGCGCGAACGCCATGCGGGCCGCGAGGTTCTGGTGGGACTCGTGGAAACCCATGGTCGCAAGGAGACGGCGCAGCAGCTGCATGGCCTGGAACAGTTGCCCCTGCGGGAGCTGCCGCACCAGGGGCGCGTGCTGCGCGAGTTCGACCTCGACGCCGCGCTGGCGCGCCATCCGCGCGTGCTGCTGCTGGACGAGCTGGCGCACAGCAACGCGCCGGGCTCGCGCCATCCCAAGCGCTGGCAGGACGTGCAGGAGCTGCTGGACGCGGGCATCGATGTCTGGACCACGCTCAACGTCCAGCACCTGGAAAGCCTGAACGACGTGGTCGGCGGCATCGTCGGCATCACGGTGCGCGAGACCGTGCCCGACCAGGTCTTCGACGATGCCGACGAGGTCATCATCGTCGACATCTCCCCCGACGAGCTGCTGCGCCGCCTCAAGGACGGCAAGGTCTACATGCTGGAGCAGGCCGAGCGGGCCTCGCGCAACTTCTTTCGGCGCGGCAACCTGCTGGCGCTGCGCGAACTGGCGCTGCGGCGCACGGCCGACCGCGTGGACGAGGACATGCGCGACTATCGGCGCGAGCGTTCCATCGGCGCCGTATGGCCGGCGCGCGAACGCCTGCTCGTGGCCGTGGCCGGCAGTCCTGGCGATGCCGCCCTGGTGCGCCAGGTGGCGCGCATGGCCCGCCGGCTCGATGCCGACTGGATGGTGGTCTACGTGGATGCGCCCGAGCGCCAGCACCGTCCGCGCAGCGCCCAGGCCGCCGTGCTGCGCACCCTGGCCCTGGCCGCGCGCCTGGGCGCGGAGACGGCCACCCTGCCCGGCAACGACGTGGCCGAGGCGCTGGTGGCCTTTGCGCGCGAACGCAACGCCAGCCGCCTCGTGCTGGCCCAGTCGCCGCGTCCGCTGTGGTCGCCCTGGCGCTGGTGGTCGCGCTCCATGCCGGACCGCATCGCCCGGCTGCATCCCGACATCGACGTGCTGGTGCTCTCCGGTGGCCTGCGGCCGGGCCAGGGTGCGGTCGCCGACGAGCCGGCACCGCCGGCGCGCCCCCGTCCATGGCCCTGGAAGGGCTATGCGGGCGTGACGCTGGCCTGCCTGGCAGCCACCCTGCTGGCCGAGCAGCTGCTGCGCATCTTCGATCCGGCCAATGTGGTCATGCTGTTCCTGCTGATCGTGGTGCTGTCCTCGCTGCGCTGGGGGCGTGGGCCCGGTGCCTGGGCAGCCCTGCTGTCGGTGCTGTGCTTCGACTATTTCTTCGTGCCGCCGCGCGGCTCCTTCCATGTCAATGACACGCAGTACCTGTTCACCTTCGTGCTGATGCTGGGCGTGGCCCTGGTCTGCGGCCAGCTCATGGCGCGCCTGCGGCACGAGGCTCGCGTGGCGGCCGAGCGCGAGCGGCGCGCGGGCGCCCTGGCGCGGCTGGCGCGCGATCTGTCGGGCGCGCTCACGCAGGAGCAGGTGGCCGACATCGCGCTGCGCACGGTGTCGGGCGTTTTCGAGGCCCAGGCCGGCCTGCTGCTGCCCGATGACAGCGAGCGCCTGCGCCGGGTGGAGGGCAGTGCCTGCGCCATGGACGAGAGCATTGCGCGCTGGTGCATGGACCACGGCCAGCCGGCCGGCCAGGGCACGGACACGCTGGCGGCCGCACCCGCGCGCTATGTGCCCCTGGCCGCACCTGTGCGCATGCGCGGCGTGCTGGTGCTGCAGCTGCGCCAGCCCCGGCGCCTGGAGGTGCCCGAGGAGCAGCGGCTGCTCGACGCCTGCGCCAGCCAGGTGGCGCTGGCGCTGGAGCGCCAGCATTTCGTGGCCGTGGCCCAGCAGACCCAGGTCGCCATGGAGGGCGAGCGCATGCGCAACACGCTGCTGTCGGCCGTCTCGCACGACCTGCGCACGCCGCTGACCACCATCCTGGGCGCGGCCGAGGCCGCCCGGCGCCATGTGCCGCCGGGGGACGCGGCCGACATGCTGGAGCAGGTGCGCACCCAGGCCCAGGCCATGCAGCGCCTGGTCGAGAACCTGCTGGACATGGCGCGGCTGCAGCAAGGCGGCGTGCACCTGCAGCGCGAATGGCTGCCGCTGGACGAAATCGTGGGCAGCGCGCTGCGCCAGATGCGCGCGCGCCTGCAGCGGCATCCGGTCAGCACCGACCTGCCCGCCGATCTGCCGCTGCTGCATGTAGACCCCGTACTCATGGAGCGTGTCCTGGTCAACCTGCTGGACAACGCCGCCAAGTACACGCCGCCCGGCACGCCGCTGGCCATCAGTGCGCGCGAAGTGGACGGCGAGCTGCAGGTGCAGGTGCGGGACGCGGGCCCGGGGCTGCCGGCTCACTTGCCGGCCCAGGCCCTGTTCGAGCCCTTCACGCGCGGTACGGCCGAATCCACGGTCTCGGGCATCGGCCTGGGTCTGTCCCTGGTGCGCAGCATCGTGCAGGCCCACGGCGGCCGCATCGAGGCCGCCGCCGCGCAGCCGGGGCCGGGCACGGTGATCACGCTGCATCTGCCCGTGCCCGAGCAGCCCGAGCTCGATTAG
- the metF gene encoding methylenetetrahydrofolate reductase [NAD(P)H]: MSFPISFEFFPTKTAEGAVKHVQVRRNLYARQPQFCSVTYGAGGSTQSGTFAMVRDIQGEGVSAASHFSCVGATHDKVRAELNELKAMGVRRIVALRGDLPSGYGLGGEFHYASDLVAFIRREFGDWFHIEVAAYPEVHPQAKSPQSDLEAFAAKVRAGADSAITQYFYNADAYCRFVDAARGMGLDVPVVPGIMPITSSTQLMRFSDACGAEIPRWIRLRLQAYGDDTASIRAFGLDVVSRLCEQLRSQGAPGLHFYTMNQSVATLEICDRLGL, encoded by the coding sequence ATGAGCTTTCCGATCAGTTTCGAGTTCTTTCCGACCAAGACGGCGGAGGGCGCGGTCAAGCACGTGCAGGTGCGCAGGAACCTCTATGCGCGCCAGCCCCAGTTCTGCTCCGTCACCTATGGCGCGGGCGGCTCCACGCAGTCCGGCACCTTCGCCATGGTGCGCGACATCCAGGGCGAAGGCGTCAGCGCCGCATCGCATTTCTCCTGCGTGGGCGCCACGCACGACAAGGTCCGTGCCGAGCTGAACGAGCTCAAGGCCATGGGCGTGCGGCGCATCGTCGCGCTGCGAGGCGATCTGCCCAGCGGCTATGGCCTGGGCGGCGAGTTCCACTACGCCAGCGACCTCGTGGCCTTCATCCGCCGCGAGTTCGGCGACTGGTTCCACATCGAGGTCGCGGCCTATCCCGAGGTCCATCCCCAGGCCAAATCCCCACAGTCCGATCTGGAAGCGTTTGCGGCTAAAGTGCGCGCTGGCGCGGATTCCGCGATCACCCAATATTTCTACAATGCCGACGCCTACTGCCGTTTCGTTGATGCGGCGCGCGGCATGGGGCTTGATGTACCGGTCGTTCCCGGCATCATGCCCATCACCAGCTCTACGCAGCTGATGCGCTTCTCGGACGCCTGCGGCGCCGAGATCCCGCGCTGGATCCGCCTGCGTCTGCAGGCTTACGGAGATGACACGGCGTCCATTCGCGCCTTCGGCCTGGATGTCGTGTCCCGTCTATGCGAGCAGTTGCGCAGCCAGGGCGCTCCCGGGCTGCACTTCTATACGATGAACCAGAGCGTCGCCACGCTGGAAATCTGCGATCGATTG
- the kdpB gene encoding potassium-transporting ATPase subunit KdpB — translation MSRKTSLSLFDPSLVRDALRDAFCKLAPSAQWRNPVMFVVYLGAIFTSLLWAQALAGEGEAPADFILAIALWLWFTVLFANFAEALAEGRSRAQAASLRSMKRSTMAKKMEQPTYQSRWHPVGAEDLRSGMWVLVEAGDTVPLDGTVIEGVASVDESAITGESAPVIREAGGDFSSVTGGTRVLSDWLVVQITVNPGESFLDRMISMVESARRSKTPNELALTILLVGLTLLFLLVIVTLRPYSSFAVALTGSGQVVGLTVLVALLVCLIPTTIGGLLSAIGVAGMSRMMQANVIATSGRAVEAAGDVDVLLLDKTGTITLGNRQASEFLPAPGVTAAQLVDAAQLASLADETPEGRSVVVLAKEMHGLRERDLAALHAVFVPFTAQTRMSGVDMPQPDGGTRSLRKGAADAVRRHVEALGGQFPAAMLKVVEEVSRRGSTPLVVADGARVLGVIELKDVVKHGIRERFAELRRMGIKTVMITGDNPLTAAAIAAEAGVDDYLAEATPEDKLRLIREHQAAGRLVAMTGDGTNDAPALAQADVAVAMNSGTQAAKEAGNMVDLDSNPTKLIEVVETGKQMLMTRGALTTFSVANDVAKYFAIIPAAFVGTYPQLAALNVMGLASPGSAILSAVIFNALIIIVLIPLALRGVPYRAVGAAALLSRNLLIYGLGGLVVPFIGIKLIDMLLVALGLA, via the coding sequence ATGTCGCGCAAAACTTCCCTGTCGCTGTTCGATCCGTCGCTGGTGCGCGATGCCCTGCGTGATGCCTTCTGCAAGCTGGCGCCGAGTGCGCAATGGCGCAATCCGGTGATGTTCGTGGTCTATCTGGGCGCCATCTTCACCAGCCTGCTGTGGGCCCAGGCCCTGGCGGGTGAGGGCGAGGCGCCTGCGGACTTCATCCTGGCCATCGCGCTGTGGCTGTGGTTCACCGTGCTGTTCGCCAATTTCGCGGAGGCCCTGGCCGAGGGGCGCAGCCGCGCACAGGCCGCCAGCCTGCGCAGCATGAAGCGCAGCACCATGGCCAAGAAGATGGAGCAGCCTACCTACCAGAGTCGCTGGCATCCCGTGGGCGCCGAGGACCTGCGCTCGGGCATGTGGGTGCTGGTCGAGGCGGGCGACACCGTCCCGCTGGACGGCACGGTCATCGAGGGCGTGGCCTCGGTCGACGAGAGCGCCATCACGGGCGAATCGGCCCCGGTGATCCGCGAGGCCGGGGGCGACTTCTCGTCGGTGACAGGCGGCACGCGGGTGCTGTCGGACTGGCTGGTGGTGCAGATCACGGTCAACCCCGGCGAATCCTTCCTGGACCGCATGATCTCCATGGTGGAGTCGGCCCGCCGCAGCAAGACGCCCAACGAGCTGGCGCTGACCATCCTGCTGGTCGGGCTGACGCTGCTGTTCCTGCTGGTCATCGTGACGCTGCGGCCTTACTCGTCCTTTGCCGTGGCGCTGACGGGCAGCGGCCAGGTCGTGGGACTGACCGTGCTGGTGGCCTTGCTGGTGTGCCTGATTCCGACCACCATCGGCGGCCTGCTGTCGGCCATCGGCGTGGCGGGCATGAGTCGCATGATGCAGGCCAATGTGATCGCCACCTCGGGCCGCGCCGTGGAGGCGGCCGGCGACGTGGACGTGCTGCTGCTGGACAAGACCGGCACCATCACGCTGGGCAACCGCCAGGCCAGCGAATTCCTGCCCGCGCCCGGCGTGACGGCCGCGCAGCTGGTCGATGCGGCCCAGTTGGCCTCGCTGGCCGACGAGACGCCCGAGGGCCGCAGCGTGGTCGTGCTGGCCAAGGAAATGCACGGCCTGCGCGAGCGCGACCTGGCGGCCCTGCACGCGGTCTTCGTGCCCTTCACGGCCCAGACGCGCATGAGCGGCGTGGACATGCCCCAGCCCGACGGAGGTACGCGCAGCCTGCGCAAGGGGGCTGCCGACGCCGTGCGCCGCCATGTCGAAGCCCTGGGTGGCCAGTTCCCGGCCGCCATGCTCAAGGTGGTCGAGGAAGTGTCCCGGCGCGGCAGCACGCCGCTGGTCGTGGCCGACGGCGCCCGCGTGCTGGGCGTGATCGAGCTCAAGGACGTGGTCAAGCACGGCATCCGCGAGCGTTTCGCCGAGCTGCGCCGCATGGGCATCAAGACCGTGATGATCACGGGCGACAACCCGCTGACGGCAGCCGCCATCGCCGCCGAGGCCGGCGTGGACGACTACCTGGCCGAGGCCACGCCCGAGGACAAGCTGCGCCTGATCCGCGAGCACCAGGCGGCCGGCCGGCTGGTGGCCATGACGGGCGACGGCACCAATGATGCGCCCGCCCTGGCACAGGCCGATGTGGCCGTGGCCATGAACAGCGGCACCCAGGCGGCCAAGGAAGCCGGGAACATGGTGGACCTGGACAGCAACCCCACCAAGCTCATCGAGGTCGTGGAGACCGGCAAGCAGATGCTGATGACGCGCGGCGCGCTGACCACCTTCAGCGTGGCCAACGACGTGGCCAAGTACTTCGCCATCATCCCGGCCGCCTTCGTGGGCACCTATCCGCAACTGGCCGCGCTCAACGTCATGGGGCTGGCCAGTCCCGGGTCGGCCATCCTCAGCGCCGTGATCTTCAACGCGCTGATCATCATCGTGCTGATCCCGCTGGCCCTGCGTGGCGTGCCCTACCGGGCCGTGGGCGCCGCCGCGCTGCTGAGCCGCAACCTGCTGATCTATGGCCTGGGCGGACTGGTCGTGCCCTTCATCGGCATCAAGCTGATCGACATGCTGCTGGTGGCCCTGGGCCTGGCCTGA
- a CDS encoding TorF family putative porin, which produces MTSAIASSFLSRCSLAALLSLAGASCHAQAETSPVHSSTVLPQEPREVPQSSAPAYGLTGSVALLSDYRFRGISQSWMGPALQGGLELSLPRGGYLGLSGSSVSRHSYLDGRALELDLYGGWRTELAPGWTGDIGLLHYNYPGARIPRADGPAVRYDTTEAYLGLSHGGFNARWSLALTPYFGLRGSTAGVAFAEPLAARGSSRGSSYLDLNYQHPLGDWATLGLHAGYTDVRNYGELSYADWRVSLARSWGAWTATLAWATTSADARYYRAANAAGQMQSLGRSGWVLSLSTAF; this is translated from the coding sequence ATGACATCCGCAATCGCCTCTTCCTTCCTGTCCCGTTGTTCCCTGGCCGCGCTGCTGTCGCTGGCGGGCGCCTCCTGCCATGCGCAGGCCGAGACTTCCCCGGTCCATTCCTCCACCGTCCTGCCCCAGGAGCCTCGGGAGGTCCCGCAGTCTTCCGCCCCGGCCTACGGCCTCACCGGCAGCGTGGCGCTGCTCAGCGACTACCGCTTTCGCGGCATCTCGCAAAGCTGGATGGGGCCGGCGCTGCAGGGCGGGCTGGAGCTGTCGCTGCCGCGCGGCGGCTATCTGGGCCTGTCCGGTTCCAGTGTTTCACGGCACAGCTATCTCGACGGACGGGCGCTGGAACTGGACCTGTACGGTGGCTGGCGCACCGAACTGGCGCCGGGCTGGACCGGCGACATCGGCCTGCTGCACTACAACTACCCGGGTGCGCGCATTCCGCGGGCGGACGGTCCCGCAGTCCGCTACGACACGACCGAGGCCTACCTGGGCCTGAGCCACGGGGGATTCAACGCCCGATGGTCGCTGGCCCTGACGCCGTATTTCGGGCTGCGCGGCAGCACGGCGGGCGTGGCCTTCGCCGAGCCGCTGGCCGCGCGCGGCAGCTCGCGCGGCAGCAGCTACCTGGACCTCAACTACCAGCACCCGCTGGGCGACTGGGCCACGCTGGGCCTGCACGCGGGCTACACCGATGTGCGCAATTACGGCGAACTGTCGTACGCCGACTGGCGCGTCTCGCTGGCCCGCAGCTGGGGGGCCTGGACCGCCACGCTGGCCTGGGCCACGACCTCGGCCGATGCGCGCTACTACCGCGCTGCCAACGCCGCCGGGCAGATGCAGAGCCTGGGCCGCAGCGGCTGGGTGCTGTCGTTGTCGACCGCGTTCTGA